From Medicago truncatula cultivar Jemalong A17 chromosome 7, MtrunA17r5.0-ANR, whole genome shotgun sequence, a single genomic window includes:
- the LOC25497835 gene encoding cytochrome P450 94B3 codes for MSNMGEFITFFLSFQPLTFIFFLLFYITLIEFRRVKKLVGTGPTTYPVIGCLISFYKNRFRLLDWYTKLLAQSPTNTILVQRLGARRTIVTANQHNVEYVLKTNFKNFPKGKPFREILSDFLGKGIFNVDDDLWMIQRKLASHEFSLRSINEFIMHTLEEEVKGKLIPLMDSLSIENKVVDFQELLGRFSFNVVCKFTLGIDDDDDNRCCLDPCFPISPLAKAFDVAAEISARRGAAPLFLVWRVKKWLGVGSERRLRDAVKEVKILVMEMILERKKMMNVKGEELVGGQDLLSRLISSGHEEEVIRDMVISFIMAGRDTTSSALTWFFWLLSRYSDIEHKILKESENKLNNETLDYESLKNMNFLKACLCESMRLYPPIAWDSKHATCDDVLPDGTLVKCGDRVTYFPYGMGRMENLWGKDWFEFRPDRWFVELNNEIILSEVCPYKFPIFQAGPRVCLGKEMAFIQMKYVVASILRRFRIKIVSDKKPIFVPLLTAHMAGGLKVLVSKRMQL; via the exons ATGAGTAACATGGGTGAATTCAtcactttctttctttcctttcaacCTCTcacattcatcttcttcctcctcttctaCATAACACTCATCGAGTTCCGACGGGTCAAAAAACTCGTCGGAACTGGTCCAACAACCTATCCTGTAATAGGTTGTTTAATATCTTTCTACAAGAATCGTTTTCGGTTGCTAGATTGGTATACCAAGCTTTTAGCCCAATCGCCAACCAATACCATATTGGTTCAACGATTAGGCGCACGTAGAACCATTGTAACGGCAAATCAACACAACGTCGAATATGTGCTCAAGACCAATTTCAAAAACTTCCCCAAAGGGAAGCCTTTTAGGGAGATCCTTAGTGATTTCCTTGGAAAAGGTATATTCAATGTGGACGACGATTTATGGATGATACAGCGAAAACTCGCAAGTCATGAGTTTTCGCTGAGATCCATAAATGAGTTCATCATGCACACGTTGGAGGAAGAAGTCAAAGGGAAGCTAATTCCATTAATGGATTCACTATCAATAGAGAACAAAGTAGTTGACTTTCAAGAGTTGTTGGGGAGATTCTCTTTCAATGTGGTTTGCAAATTCACATTGgggattgatgatgatgatgataatagaTGTTGCTTGGATCCTTGTTTTCCAATTTCACCGCTGGCGAAGGCTTTCGATGTGGCGGCCGAGATTTCGGCGAGGCGTGGAGCAGCACCTTTGTTTTTGGTGTGGAGAGTGAAGAAGTGGCTTGGAGTTGGATCGGAAAGGAGGCTTAGAGATGCAGTTAAGGAGGTTAAGATACTTGTCATGGAAATGATTTtagaaaggaagaagatgatgaatgtAAAAGGAGAGGAGCTTGTTGGTGGTCAAGATCTCTTGTCACGTCTTATTTCTTCAG GGCATGAGGAAGAAGTAATTAGGGACATGGTGATAAGCTTCATTATGGCAGGGAGGGACACAACATCATCAGCATTAACATGGTTCTTTTGGTTACTATCACGTTATTCAGATATTGAGCACAAGATATTGAAAGAGtcagaaaacaaattaaacaatgaAACATTGGATTATGAATCATTGaagaatatgaattttttaaaggcATGTCTATGTGAATCTATGAGGTTATATCCACCAATAGCATGGGATTCAAAACATGCCACATGTGATGATGTGTTACCAGATGGAACTTTGGTAAAATGTGGAGATAGAGTGACTTATTTTCCATATGGAATGGGAAGAATGGAAAATTTATGGGGAAAAGATTGGTTTGAATTTAGACCAGATCGTTGGTTTGTTGAATTGAACAATGAAATAATATTGAGTGAGGTTTGTCCTTATAAGTTTCCTATTTTTCAGGCTGGTCCAAGGGTGTGTCTTGGAAAAGAAATGGCTTTTATtcaaatgaaatatgtggtgGCTTCAATTCTTAGGAGATTTAGGATTAAAATAGTTAGTGATAAGAAGCCTATATTCGTGCCACTTCTTACGGCGCACATGGCCGGCGGCTTAAAAGTATTGGTTTCTAAGAGAATGCAACTTTAA